From Hyphomicrobiales bacterium 4NK60-0047b, one genomic window encodes:
- a CDS encoding aminotransferase class I/II-fold pyridoxal phosphate-dependent enzyme — MLKQFSDIQSPFAALRAQLNDITPDQTYRDTPIDLTIGAPRHPAPNWVQEKLDEAIDTVGNYPPIQGSVDLQEALQNWAKKRYPTLKNNLSAENILPLNGSREGLFYAIFMAKSKRPDIKNPVVLIPNPYYQVYGAAAIAAGARPYFLDALPENNFLPNIDDVPEEILSQTIAFYHCSPSNPEGAIATAKTLEKAILTARTYNFMFFSDECYSEIYCDEKPLSALETGMEVSSSLANKTSNSDDPFANIAVFNSLSKRSNVPGIRSGLIMGEKNFMQSFASFRNVAGPQIPGPIQHLSTHLWQDEAHVAVNRKLYAQKLESAEKILKTRFFTKKPQAGFFLWLNLAEFGGGIEAASTLWKDVGLKLLPGAYLAQTNENGFNPGANYARMALVSSLEETEEAFERLLRVFG; from the coding sequence ATGCTCAAACAATTTTCAGACATTCAATCACCCTTCGCAGCACTACGTGCCCAATTAAATGACATCACTCCAGATCAAACATATAGAGATACACCCATTGATCTGACAATTGGAGCCCCCCGTCATCCAGCCCCAAACTGGGTTCAGGAAAAATTAGACGAAGCCATTGATACAGTTGGAAATTATCCACCCATTCAAGGGTCCGTGGATTTGCAAGAAGCATTGCAAAACTGGGCTAAGAAAAGATACCCCACTTTAAAAAACAACCTATCAGCCGAAAATATCCTGCCTCTCAATGGCAGCCGAGAAGGTTTGTTTTATGCTATTTTTATGGCCAAGTCGAAACGGCCAGACATAAAAAACCCTGTGGTTTTAATCCCAAATCCATATTATCAAGTTTATGGGGCAGCAGCCATTGCAGCTGGCGCTAGACCTTATTTTCTTGATGCGCTACCTGAAAATAACTTTTTGCCAAACATAGACGACGTTCCGGAAGAAATATTATCCCAAACGATCGCATTTTATCATTGCTCACCTTCAAATCCTGAAGGCGCCATTGCAACGGCTAAAACCTTAGAAAAAGCAATCCTCACAGCCAGAACATATAATTTCATGTTCTTTTCAGATGAATGCTATTCAGAAATCTATTGCGATGAAAAACCTCTTTCCGCACTAGAGACAGGTATGGAAGTTAGCAGCTCATTAGCCAATAAAACATCAAACTCAGATGACCCATTTGCCAATATTGCTGTTTTTAATTCACTATCAAAACGCTCAAATGTCCCTGGCATCCGTTCTGGCCTCATTATGGGCGAGAAAAACTTCATGCAGTCATTTGCTAGTTTTAGAAATGTCGCTGGCCCACAAATTCCAGGCCCCATTCAGCATCTCTCAACACATCTCTGGCAAGATGAAGCCCATGTAGCTGTCAACAGAAAACTATACGCCCAAAAGCTTGAAAGTGCTGAAAAAATCCTTAAAACGCGATTTTTCACAAAAAAACCACAAGCTGGCTTTTTTCTATGGCTAAATTTGGCTGAATTTGGTGGTGGAATCGAAGCCGCATCAACACTTTGGAAAGATGTTGGGCTTAAACTACTACCTGGTGCGTACTTAGCTCAAACCAACGAAAACGGGTTTAATCCAGGGGCTAATTATGCGCGAATGGCCCTCGTCAGCTCCCTAGAAGAAACTGAAGAGGCCTTTGAGAGACTGTTACGCGTATTTGGATGA
- a CDS encoding DNA translocase FtsK has protein sequence MAVAATRGSRKKHLLPNSLEHGLKLGALKTLGATLVLAALLSWASLLSWSVDDPSLNHATNGSTTNFLGKGGAVFSDILIQGFGIAAIFLILPLAIEGMRLLLSKPSYKIRLRALSTPFSAALFSTTLSLLPKITSWPLSQGYGGIIGDTISGSTNIHAIAQSSNLSLTLTFCILFILTLIAFSFTTNLTWKEARVLFHIEDKEAFKASLRAPFNRLGYWFRFRQASQVEPSYNQRQWWRNANLDETEGAPLSLHPEHQGQPRIYPQNTAQQLKGQQQGDNHTPLSMRPHTPADFRNEGISSNKGISSPELPPVDLPPMSAKAEPYRAQHLETKTAKKSSQRTNKHGMGKQSEDFVLPPVTLLNEASAQPAAQLSHEELREMAVTLEGVLLDFGIKGSILNVRPGPVVTLFEFEPARGIKTSRIVGLADDIARSMSALSARIAVIPGRSALGIELPNATSETVFLRDLVEQPEFYHTELPLPLILGKSIGGEPVITDLSTMPHLLIAGTTGSGKSVGINTMLLSLLYRLTPEECRMIMIDPKMLELSIYDGIPHLLTPVVTDPSKAVSALKWAVREMEDRYRQMSKLGVRNIEGFNERVKEAINKNEPIIRKVQTGFDQQTGRAIFEEEQLDFKPIPMIVVVIDEMADLMMVAGKEIEATVQRLAQMARAAGIHVVMATQRPSVDVITGTIKANFPSRISFQVTSKIDSRTILGKEGAEQLLGRGDMLYMPNGSRMVRVHGAFVNDDEVENVVAHLRSQGTPEYLDNITVDEEQLAGDETQQGAGKKKDIFHEAVEIVIRDQKASISYLQRRLSIGYNRAATLVERMEEEGIISPPGAGGKREILIDEY, from the coding sequence ATGGCTGTTGCGGCCACAAGGGGTTCACGAAAAAAACATTTGTTGCCAAACTCTTTAGAGCATGGCCTCAAACTTGGTGCTCTAAAAACTTTGGGAGCCACGCTAGTTTTAGCGGCTCTTTTGTCATGGGCAAGCCTATTAAGTTGGTCTGTTGATGACCCAAGCTTAAATCACGCAACAAATGGCTCAACGACCAATTTCCTCGGTAAGGGCGGCGCTGTTTTCTCAGATATTTTAATTCAAGGCTTTGGCATTGCAGCAATATTTCTAATTCTCCCCTTAGCAATTGAAGGAATGCGTCTGTTACTCTCTAAACCAAGTTACAAAATAAGACTTCGTGCCTTAAGCACACCCTTCAGCGCAGCACTATTTTCAACCACACTCAGCCTGCTACCCAAAATCACCTCTTGGCCTCTTAGCCAAGGCTATGGCGGCATTATTGGAGATACGATTTCAGGCTCAACAAACATTCATGCGATAGCACAAAGCTCGAACCTGTCTCTCACACTAACGTTTTGCATTCTATTCATTCTAACACTGATCGCCTTCTCCTTCACAACAAATCTAACTTGGAAAGAAGCGCGCGTCCTCTTTCATATTGAAGATAAAGAAGCTTTTAAAGCCAGCCTTAGAGCTCCGTTTAATCGCCTTGGTTACTGGTTCAGATTTCGCCAGGCCAGTCAGGTTGAACCAAGTTATAATCAACGCCAATGGTGGCGCAATGCAAATCTTGATGAAACAGAAGGTGCCCCACTTTCATTGCATCCAGAACATCAAGGCCAACCAAGAATCTACCCGCAAAATACAGCACAACAACTTAAGGGGCAGCAACAAGGTGATAATCACACCCCCCTCTCAATGCGTCCTCATACACCTGCTGATTTTAGAAATGAAGGCATAAGCTCTAATAAAGGTATCAGTTCTCCTGAATTACCTCCTGTAGACCTACCACCTATGTCCGCGAAAGCCGAACCATACAGAGCTCAACACCTTGAAACGAAAACGGCTAAAAAATCTAGTCAACGAACGAACAAACACGGAATGGGCAAACAAAGTGAAGACTTTGTCCTTCCCCCCGTTACTTTGCTAAATGAAGCAAGCGCTCAACCAGCAGCTCAACTCTCCCATGAAGAATTGCGCGAAATGGCTGTCACACTTGAGGGTGTCTTACTGGATTTTGGTATCAAAGGATCAATCCTAAATGTCCGTCCTGGCCCTGTCGTCACACTTTTTGAATTTGAACCAGCAAGAGGAATTAAAACATCGCGCATTGTTGGATTAGCAGATGACATTGCCCGCTCAATGAGCGCCCTATCAGCTCGTATCGCTGTCATCCCCGGCAGAAGTGCACTTGGCATTGAGCTCCCAAATGCAACTTCAGAAACAGTCTTCCTAAGAGATTTGGTTGAACAACCCGAATTTTATCACACCGAATTGCCATTGCCTCTCATTTTAGGCAAGTCAATTGGCGGTGAACCAGTGATTACAGATCTTTCAACAATGCCACACTTGCTCATCGCAGGAACAACTGGTTCCGGCAAATCTGTTGGCATTAACACCATGCTGCTCTCTCTTCTATATCGCTTGACACCTGAAGAATGCCGCATGATCATGATTGATCCGAAAATGCTTGAACTGAGCATTTACGATGGCATCCCTCACCTCTTAACACCTGTAGTTACAGACCCCTCCAAAGCTGTCTCAGCCTTAAAGTGGGCGGTTAGAGAAATGGAAGATCGTTACCGTCAAATGTCCAAATTAGGTGTGAGAAACATCGAGGGTTTCAATGAGCGTGTCAAAGAAGCAATTAATAAAAACGAACCGATCATCAGAAAAGTTCAAACCGGCTTTGACCAACAGACCGGACGTGCAATTTTTGAAGAAGAACAATTGGACTTCAAACCCATTCCAATGATTGTTGTCGTCATTGATGAAATGGCTGACCTTATGATGGTCGCTGGCAAGGAAATTGAAGCAACCGTACAACGCCTTGCTCAAATGGCAAGAGCTGCTGGTATCCACGTTGTGATGGCAACACAACGCCCATCAGTTGATGTGATTACCGGTACAATCAAAGCTAACTTCCCATCAAGAATTAGTTTTCAAGTCACATCTAAAATCGATAGTCGGACTATTCTAGGTAAAGAAGGCGCAGAACAACTCCTTGGCCGTGGCGACATGCTTTACATGCCAAATGGCAGCCGTATGGTTCGTGTTCATGGTGCATTTGTAAATGATGATGAAGTTGAAAATGTTGTAGCGCATCTCCGGTCCCAAGGCACTCCAGAATATTTGGACAACATCACAGTTGATGAAGAACAATTAGCCGGCGATGAAACTCAGCAAGGGGCAGGAAAAAAGAAAGATATTTTTCATGAAGCTGTTGAAATCGTCATAAGAGATCAAAAAGCGTCTATCAGTTACCTGCAACGCCGTTTATCAATCGGCTACAACCGCGCAGCAACTCTTGTTGAGCGTATGGAAGAAGAAGGCATCATTAGCCCTCCAGGAGCTGGCGGTAAACGAGAAATCTTGATTGATGAATATTAG